In Parasegetibacter sp. NRK P23, a single genomic region encodes these proteins:
- a CDS encoding 2'-5' RNA ligase family protein, with product MATIHIPYAMPGLNEYLLVIAPPEHVRNRIQQIREDFRLLTGYDTPVRRPHITLLKFHQREMGEHRLLNKLNSIARAQAPVKMELSGFGSFPTHSIFIKADGGHRYTELVKSFRAAQSLMKADPEKEPHFMTTPFINIARKLLPHQYEKGWNVYQHKHFTSRFMADNLLLLKKRDGERAYQIVQALKLEHAPLEVKQAVLF from the coding sequence ATGGCCACCATTCATATTCCTTACGCCATGCCGGGCCTCAACGAATACCTCCTGGTGATCGCTCCGCCCGAGCATGTACGCAACCGAATTCAGCAGATCCGGGAAGATTTTCGTTTACTCACCGGGTATGATACTCCGGTACGACGGCCCCATATTACCTTATTGAAGTTTCACCAGCGGGAGATGGGAGAACACCGGTTACTGAACAAACTAAACAGTATAGCCCGGGCACAGGCTCCTGTAAAAATGGAGCTGTCGGGGTTCGGCAGTTTCCCTACCCATTCCATCTTTATCAAAGCGGATGGCGGGCACCGTTATACCGAACTGGTGAAGTCGTTCCGGGCGGCGCAATCCCTGATGAAAGCCGATCCTGAGAAGGAACCTCATTTTATGACGACACCGTTCATCAACATTGCCCGGAAACTCCTGCCCCACCAATATGAAAAAGGGTGGAACGTTTACCAGCACAAGCATTTTACTTCCCGGTTCATGGCAGACAATCTGCTTCTTTTGAAAAAGCGCGATGGAGAAAGGGCTTACCAGATCGTTCAGGCGCTTAAGTTGGAACATGCGCCTTTGGAAGTAAAGCAGGCAGTGTTGTTTTAG
- a CDS encoding NADH-quinone oxidoreductase subunit A produces the protein MDPIFLQAQTVGAAADVNNAVNYFPIGIQFLFAILFVAITLGATHLLGPKRKTSDKLSNFESGIESQGNARQPMAIKYFLVAILFVLFDVEVIFFYPYAVNFRELGWHGFAAVLMFVGFFLAGFFYIVKKGALQWED, from the coding sequence ATGGACCCAATATTTTTGCAGGCCCAAACCGTAGGGGCTGCAGCGGATGTAAACAATGCAGTGAACTATTTCCCAATCGGTATCCAATTCCTTTTTGCTATTCTTTTTGTGGCAATAACGCTTGGAGCCACCCATCTTTTAGGTCCAAAACGCAAAACATCCGATAAGCTCAGCAACTTCGAGAGTGGCATCGAGAGCCAGGGCAACGCAAGACAGCCCATGGCCATCAAATATTTCCTGGTAGCGATCCTTTTTGTATTGTTCGATGTTGAAGTGATTTTCTTTTATCCTTACGCTGTGAATTTCAGGGAGTTGGGTTGGCATGGCTTCGCCGCCGTACTGATGTTCGTGGGATTCTTTCTGGCCGGGTTCTTCTATATCGTGAAGAAAGGCGCCCTTCAGTGGGAGGATTAA
- the hisS gene encoding histidine--tRNA ligase: MKPSIPQGTRDFGPETVRKRQYIFQTIRSVFEQYGFQPLETPSMENLDTLMGKYGEEGDKLIFKILNNGLDNPAKTAQTQEGFSKILEGKNTKVITERALRYDLTIPFARYVAMNHAQLVMPFKRYQIQPVWRADRPQKGRYREFYQCDADVVGSRSLLNEVELTLIYATVFQRLGIPVDIRINNRKILAALAAACGGSEQLTDITVAIDKLDKIGLEKVQEELFTRGLTPQQVATISAYLAIDGSNAEKINALKALLGNESLALEGTNELTYILSNIAPLLGEEKARVTIDFTLARGLNYYTGTIYEVKANGVQMGSIGGGGRYDDLTGLFGVPNIPGVGISFGVDRIYDVMEELALFPDSVLVSTEVLFFNLGDAEVTVALQLSHQLRQAGIRCEIYHEQAKFNKQFGYAEKKQIPYVAILGEKELTEKTINIKNMHSGEQQTISWSALEEFFHK; the protein is encoded by the coding sequence ATGAAACCATCGATACCGCAAGGCACCAGAGATTTTGGACCAGAAACCGTCAGAAAAAGACAGTACATCTTTCAAACCATCAGGTCCGTGTTTGAACAATACGGCTTTCAGCCCCTGGAAACACCATCCATGGAAAACCTGGATACCCTGATGGGAAAGTACGGCGAGGAAGGCGACAAACTCATCTTTAAGATATTGAACAACGGGCTCGATAACCCGGCGAAAACGGCGCAGACACAGGAAGGCTTTTCTAAAATCCTGGAGGGCAAAAACACCAAAGTAATCACGGAACGTGCCCTCCGTTACGACCTTACCATTCCGTTCGCCAGGTATGTGGCCATGAACCACGCACAGTTGGTGATGCCCTTCAAACGCTACCAGATACAACCCGTATGGCGCGCCGACCGGCCCCAGAAAGGGAGGTACCGTGAATTCTACCAGTGCGATGCCGATGTGGTCGGCAGCAGGTCACTGCTGAACGAAGTCGAGCTTACCCTGATTTACGCCACCGTATTCCAGCGCTTAGGTATTCCCGTTGATATCCGCATCAACAACAGGAAAATCCTGGCGGCATTAGCAGCGGCCTGCGGCGGCTCGGAACAACTTACCGATATTACCGTAGCCATCGATAAACTCGATAAGATAGGGCTGGAAAAAGTGCAGGAAGAACTATTCACCCGCGGACTCACGCCACAACAGGTGGCAACCATCAGCGCCTACCTGGCTATTGATGGCAGCAATGCTGAAAAGATAAACGCATTGAAAGCATTATTGGGCAACGAGTCACTGGCACTTGAAGGCACCAATGAACTGACTTATATACTTTCCAATATCGCCCCCCTCCTCGGCGAAGAAAAAGCCCGTGTCACCATCGACTTTACACTGGCCCGCGGACTAAATTATTACACGGGCACTATTTACGAGGTTAAGGCCAATGGCGTGCAGATGGGCAGCATAGGTGGTGGCGGCCGTTATGATGACCTGACCGGGCTGTTTGGTGTACCCAATATTCCCGGGGTAGGGATTTCTTTCGGTGTGGACCGGATTTATGATGTAATGGAAGAGCTGGCGCTTTTCCCTGATTCTGTACTGGTATCCACCGAAGTACTTTTCTTCAACCTCGGAGACGCTGAGGTTACCGTAGCGCTGCAACTCAGTCACCAACTCCGGCAGGCCGGCATACGTTGCGAAATTTACCATGAACAGGCCAAGTTCAACAAGCAGTTTGGTTACGCGGAGAAAAAACAGATTCCGTATGTGGCCATCCTGGGAGAAAAGGAACTGACTGAAAAAACCATCAATATTAAAAACATGCATTCAGGAGAACAGCAAACCATCTCCTGGAGCGCGTTAGAAGAGTTCTTCCATAAATAG
- the nuoE gene encoding NAD(P)H-dependent oxidoreductase subunit E, producing MKFSPEKLEKVQEIINRYPEGKQKSALIPLLHLAQEEAGGWLDAPVMDYVAELLGITPIEVYEVATFYTMFNLKPVGKNVLEVCITGPCMISGSDDIIAYIKEKLGIGPGETTADGLFTLKPAECLGACGYAPMMQLGKHYREHLTRERVDQIIEECRQKA from the coding sequence ATGAAATTTTCACCCGAAAAGTTGGAAAAGGTTCAGGAGATCATCAACCGGTATCCGGAGGGAAAGCAGAAGAGCGCGTTGATACCGCTGTTGCATCTTGCACAGGAGGAAGCCGGCGGCTGGCTGGATGCGCCTGTAATGGATTACGTAGCTGAGTTACTGGGCATCACGCCGATTGAAGTGTACGAGGTGGCTACCTTTTACACCATGTTCAACCTGAAACCCGTAGGGAAAAACGTATTGGAAGTATGTATCACCGGTCCCTGTATGATCAGTGGCAGCGATGATATCATTGCTTATATCAAGGAGAAACTGGGTATTGGTCCCGGTGAAACCACGGCAGACGGTCTATTCACCCTGAAACCGGCGGAATGCCTCGGCGCTTGCGGGTACGCCCCCATGATGCAGCTGGGCAAACATTACCGCGAGCACCTTACCAGGGAAAGAGTGGACCAGATCATTGAAGAATGCAGGCAGAAGGCTTAA
- a CDS encoding low molecular weight protein-tyrosine-phosphatase — protein MRVLMVCLGNICRSPLAEGILAQKVQERGLNWEIDSAGTNGYHTGEAPHRLSQKVARLNGIDISAQRSRMFTKEDLQSFDLIYAMATDVIFSMKRIAGKHFDATKVKLLLDELHPGENMDVPDPWYGEESGYHEVFKMIDEACDAIVERHL, from the coding sequence ATGAGAGTTTTAATGGTTTGTCTGGGCAATATCTGCCGGAGTCCGCTGGCTGAAGGAATACTGGCGCAAAAAGTACAGGAAAGGGGCTTGAACTGGGAAATCGACAGCGCCGGAACCAATGGCTACCATACCGGAGAGGCCCCACACCGGCTTTCCCAGAAAGTAGCCCGTCTGAATGGGATTGATATCAGCGCCCAGCGTTCAAGGATGTTCACGAAGGAAGACCTGCAAAGTTTCGATCTGATCTACGCGATGGCCACCGATGTGATCTTTTCCATGAAACGAATTGCCGGAAAGCATTTTGATGCAACGAAAGTAAAATTGCTACTGGATGAACTACATCCCGGTGAAAACATGGATGTTCCCGATCCCTGGTACGGCGAAGAATCCGGCTACCACGAAGTATTTAAAATGATTGACGAGGCCTGCGACGCAATTGTTGAAAGGCACTTATAA
- a CDS encoding NADH-quinone oxidoreductase subunit D has product MSEQHIKLPEGSIEKQTTTLNLGPTHPATHGVMQNILELDGERVVSTEQTIGYIHRAFEKIAERRPLYQITPLTDRLNYCSAPINNMGWHTTCEKLLGVKTPKRVDYLRVILMELSRITDHLICNSIVGVDSGAFTGFLYVMQYRELVYEIYEEVCGSRLTTNIGRIGGFERNFTNTAFEKIEKFLKEYPVVLKEFEGLFLRNRIFMERLMGTGAISAERALNYGFTGPNLRAAGVDYDVRVAKPYSSYEDFDFKIPVGTTGDNYDRWLVRSQEMWQSLEIIKQAYQKVQEFKGAEAEVYHADVPEYYLPEKKDVYTKMEALIWHFKIIMGEIDMPKGEVYHSVEGGNGELGFYLISDGGRAPFRLHFRRPCFIYYQAYPELIKGGQLADAVMTMSSLNLIAGELDA; this is encoded by the coding sequence ATGTCTGAACAACATATAAAACTGCCGGAAGGCTCGATCGAAAAGCAGACCACCACGCTGAACCTGGGGCCCACGCACCCGGCCACGCACGGGGTTATGCAGAATATCCTTGAACTGGATGGTGAAAGGGTTGTTTCTACCGAACAAACCATCGGGTACATCCACCGCGCCTTCGAAAAGATCGCCGAGCGCCGCCCCCTGTACCAGATCACCCCGCTTACCGATCGCCTCAACTATTGTTCCGCCCCCATCAACAACATGGGCTGGCACACCACCTGTGAGAAATTGCTGGGCGTGAAAACACCCAAGCGCGTGGATTACCTCCGCGTGATCCTGATGGAACTCTCGCGTATTACCGATCACCTGATCTGCAACTCCATTGTGGGCGTGGACTCCGGTGCGTTTACCGGGTTCCTCTACGTAATGCAGTACCGTGAACTGGTATATGAAATTTACGAAGAAGTGTGCGGCTCCCGTCTCACTACCAATATTGGTCGCATCGGTGGTTTTGAAAGGAACTTCACCAATACCGCCTTCGAAAAAATTGAAAAATTCCTGAAAGAATATCCCGTTGTACTGAAGGAGTTCGAAGGACTCTTCCTCCGCAACAGGATCTTTATGGAAAGGTTGATGGGCACCGGCGCCATCAGTGCCGAACGCGCCCTCAACTACGGTTTCACGGGCCCGAACCTGCGTGCCGCAGGCGTGGATTACGATGTGCGCGTGGCCAAACCTTATTCCTCTTACGAAGACTTCGATTTCAAGATACCTGTTGGAACCACTGGTGATAACTACGACCGCTGGCTGGTGCGCAGCCAGGAAATGTGGCAAAGCCTGGAGATCATCAAACAGGCCTACCAGAAAGTGCAGGAGTTCAAAGGTGCTGAGGCGGAAGTATATCACGCTGATGTGCCTGAATACTATCTCCCGGAGAAAAAGGATGTTTATACGAAGATGGAAGCACTGATCTGGCACTTCAAAATCATCATGGGAGAGATCGATATGCCGAAAGGGGAAGTGTACCATTCTGTGGAAGGCGGAAACGGAGAACTCGGGTTCTACCTCATCAGCGATGGGGGAAGAGCGCCGTTCAGACTGCATTTCAGAAGGCCCTGCTTCATTTACTACCAGGCCTATCCCGAACTGATTAAGGGTGGACAACTGGCCGACGCGGTAATGACGATGAGTAGTCTGAACCTGATCGCCGGGGAATTGGACGCATAA
- a CDS encoding tetratricopeptide repeat protein — MRARASFLVMALLASQALLAQTVEQGKKFFYYERFRSAKEAFEKALADKPGNQEAAYWLGQTLIELKDVNGAKEVYRKGLEANGSAPLLLVGMGHIELLENKAADARQRFDLAINATKSKNIDVLSAVGKANAEAPAGDAAYAIEKLNLATTVKGFKDPEVFINLGNAHRKIADGGGAVTAYSRAFTTDPKYAAAKYYTGKVYQSQKNREIYLPAFEESIQVDPAFAPGYRELYFDYYNRDVNKAIEYLDKYAANTDQTPELEYERTSVFFAARKYQEAIDKAKATLAAQGAAANPKYHRLIAYSYDALGDSVQALAKIQEFLKVAPADMVLPGDYELQGNLLLRFPDRITEAMASLDKAVEMDTSFATKQETADKLATLLDKKGMLKEAAAWKGKAYRFNRNPTKQDLFYTGYAFVKAQEYDSARVMFGSYATQYPEETYGHYWLGRIELIQDTTGENGKPLPHFTKFIEVAEKDVANNKNTLITAYGYMAAYNANVLKDKEAAIGYFDKILGVDPNNADAKRLKEVLQKQLSAPKTQTKPAAGK; from the coding sequence ATGAGAGCGAGAGCAAGTTTTCTGGTAATGGCGCTGCTGGCAAGCCAGGCATTATTGGCGCAAACCGTGGAGCAGGGAAAGAAGTTTTTTTATTACGAGCGTTTCAGAAGCGCAAAAGAAGCTTTCGAAAAAGCATTGGCCGACAAGCCTGGAAACCAGGAAGCAGCCTACTGGCTGGGGCAGACGCTGATTGAACTGAAAGATGTGAACGGTGCCAAAGAAGTATACCGTAAAGGGCTTGAAGCCAATGGCAGCGCACCGTTGTTGCTGGTGGGAATGGGGCATATTGAATTGCTGGAGAACAAAGCCGCGGATGCCCGTCAGCGTTTCGACCTGGCCATCAATGCCACCAAGAGCAAAAATATTGATGTACTCAGCGCGGTGGGCAAAGCCAATGCGGAAGCGCCTGCCGGAGATGCTGCCTATGCTATTGAAAAGCTGAACCTTGCCACCACCGTGAAAGGATTTAAAGATCCGGAAGTGTTTATTAACCTGGGCAATGCCCACCGTAAAATCGCCGATGGCGGCGGAGCGGTAACCGCTTATTCCAGGGCCTTTACAACGGACCCAAAGTACGCGGCCGCCAAATATTACACCGGAAAAGTATACCAAAGCCAGAAGAACAGAGAGATATACCTGCCCGCATTTGAAGAATCCATTCAGGTAGACCCGGCTTTCGCACCCGGATACCGTGAACTCTACTTCGATTACTACAACAGGGATGTGAACAAGGCCATCGAATACCTGGATAAATACGCTGCCAATACAGATCAGACTCCTGAACTTGAATATGAGCGTACTTCAGTGTTCTTCGCCGCCCGCAAATACCAGGAGGCGATCGATAAGGCTAAAGCTACACTGGCCGCACAAGGTGCCGCCGCCAACCCCAAATACCACCGCCTCATCGCGTACAGCTATGATGCCCTTGGCGACTCAGTTCAGGCGCTGGCAAAAATCCAGGAATTCCTGAAAGTGGCGCCCGCTGATATGGTATTGCCCGGTGATTACGAACTGCAGGGTAACCTGCTGCTGAGGTTCCCGGATCGTATCACGGAAGCTATGGCCAGTCTGGATAAAGCCGTTGAAATGGATACCAGTTTCGCCACCAAACAGGAAACCGCCGATAAACTGGCTACCCTGCTGGATAAAAAAGGCATGCTGAAAGAAGCCGCCGCCTGGAAAGGTAAGGCCTACCGCTTCAACAGAAATCCCACAAAACAGGACCTCTTCTATACAGGGTATGCTTTCGTAAAAGCACAGGAGTATGATTCCGCCCGCGTTATGTTCGGTTCTTACGCTACCCAGTATCCGGAGGAAACTTACGGCCACTACTGGCTCGGCAGGATAGAGCTGATTCAGGATACAACAGGAGAGAACGGAAAGCCACTTCCGCATTTCACGAAATTTATTGAGGTAGCCGAAAAAGATGTGGCCAACAACAAGAATACATTGATTACCGCATACGGTTATATGGCTGCTTACAACGCTAACGTTTTGAAAGATAAAGAGGCCGCAATCGGGTATTTCGACAAAATCCTGGGTGTGGACCCCAATAACGCGGATGCAAAACGATTGAAAGAAGTGCTTCAAAAGCAACTTTCCGCGCCAAAAACGCAAACGAAACCCGCCGCCGGGAAATAG
- a CDS encoding PstS family phosphate ABC transporter substrate-binding protein has protein sequence MLVLKNNTMKGRNYMLSMQAVAFLLLLAACGAPQKKADFTGDDPQNGTIHISVDESFKPIIDSQIRVYESSNPNARIIAHYKSEADCMKDMLVDSIRMVIVTRGLSPKEEAYYLDTLKIKPVWDRVAFDALAVILNNAAKDSVFTMEEIRDMLKGTSPLPYQMVFDGLSATSNVRYAMDSILKGEKLTDKVMAAKTSEEVIDYVSKTPNAMGFIGVSWIGNKEDAQQVSFLEKVKVASIQSKLDGGYVKPYQANIATRRYPMVRGLYYIVKENYVGLGRGFANFLAYERGQLVFRRAYLWPGKMNFTIRKANVSE, from the coding sequence ATGCTGGTACTGAAGAATAATACGATGAAAGGCAGAAACTATATGTTAAGTATGCAGGCGGTAGCCTTCCTCCTGTTGCTCGCGGCCTGCGGCGCACCGCAGAAAAAAGCTGATTTTACTGGTGACGATCCGCAGAATGGCACCATTCACATCAGCGTGGATGAGTCTTTTAAACCCATCATCGATTCGCAGATCAGGGTGTATGAGTCGTCCAACCCTAACGCCAGGATCATCGCGCACTATAAAAGTGAGGCCGATTGTATGAAAGATATGCTGGTAGACAGCATCAGGATGGTGATTGTTACCCGCGGACTGAGCCCCAAAGAGGAAGCCTACTACCTGGATACGCTCAAAATTAAGCCGGTATGGGATCGCGTGGCTTTTGATGCGCTTGCCGTGATCCTAAACAATGCAGCGAAAGACTCCGTGTTTACCATGGAGGAGATCAGGGATATGCTGAAAGGTACATCTCCATTGCCCTACCAGATGGTATTTGACGGGCTCTCGGCCACGAGCAATGTCCGGTACGCCATGGACTCTATCCTGAAAGGAGAAAAACTTACAGACAAAGTAATGGCGGCCAAAACAAGTGAAGAGGTGATCGACTATGTGTCGAAAACCCCTAACGCCATGGGCTTTATCGGGGTAAGCTGGATCGGCAACAAAGAAGATGCCCAGCAGGTGAGTTTCCTGGAAAAAGTAAAGGTCGCTTCCATACAGAGTAAGCTGGACGGTGGTTATGTAAAGCCTTACCAGGCGAACATTGCTACACGGCGCTATCCTATGGTACGGGGTTTGTATTATATAGTAAAAGAGAATTATGTAGGATTAGGTCGCGGATTCGCCAATTTTCTTGCCTACGAGCGGGGGCAGCTTGTTTTCAGAAGGGCATATTTATGGCCCGGTAAGATGAATTTTACCATCCGCAAGGCAAATGTTTCAGAATAA
- a CDS encoding NADH-quinone oxidoreductase subunit C: MEITNEYIRERLVEKFGEQVTGFEESFDMLSFESPKDLNLKVLQFLYDDETLKFRFMTDLCGVHYPDNEGRELAVVYHLHNLEANVRLRFKVFTSVAQPDVFSATALFSTANWMERETYDFYGINFIGHPNLIRILNVDEMDYFPLRKEFPLEDQSRIDKDDEMFGRGEIFQ; encoded by the coding sequence ATGGAAATCACAAACGAATACATCCGGGAAAGACTTGTCGAGAAGTTCGGAGAGCAGGTAACAGGCTTCGAAGAATCCTTCGATATGCTCAGTTTTGAGTCGCCGAAAGACCTGAACCTGAAAGTGCTCCAGTTTCTTTACGATGATGAAACGCTGAAGTTCAGGTTCATGACCGATCTCTGCGGGGTGCACTATCCCGATAATGAAGGGAGGGAACTGGCGGTGGTTTACCACCTGCACAACCTGGAAGCCAACGTGCGCCTTCGTTTTAAAGTATTTACATCCGTGGCGCAGCCCGATGTTTTCAGCGCGACGGCCTTGTTCTCCACGGCCAACTGGATGGAGCGGGAAACATACGATTTCTACGGGATCAACTTTATTGGTCATCCCAACCTGATCCGTATCCTGAATGTGGATGAAATGGACTATTTCCCGTTGCGGAAAGAGTTTCCGCTGGAAGACCAGTCCAGGATCGATAAGGATGATGAAATGTTCGGAAGGGGAGAAATATTTCAATAG
- a CDS encoding NADH-quinone oxidoreductase subunit B produces the protein MARPVRFNINGDVKLVKEGPEGLMGEGFFATNLDKVVGLARKNSIWPLPFATSCCGIEFMATMASHYDLARFGAERVGFSPRQCDLLMVMGTIAKKMGPVVKQVYLQMAEPRWVIAVGACASSGGIFDTYSVLQGIDQVVPVDVYVPGCPPRPEAILDGFMKIQDLVGNESLRRRNSDRYKALMNSYGIE, from the coding sequence ATGGCACGTCCGGTTCGATTTAATATCAATGGTGATGTAAAGTTGGTGAAGGAAGGTCCAGAAGGCCTTATGGGCGAAGGATTCTTTGCGACCAACCTGGATAAAGTGGTGGGCCTGGCCCGGAAAAATTCCATCTGGCCCCTGCCTTTCGCAACTTCCTGCTGCGGTATTGAGTTCATGGCCACCATGGCCTCGCACTACGATCTCGCGCGTTTCGGAGCGGAAAGGGTGGGGTTCTCTCCGCGTCAGTGCGATCTCTTAATGGTGATGGGCACCATCGCTAAAAAGATGGGTCCCGTGGTGAAACAGGTTTACCTGCAAATGGCTGAGCCGCGTTGGGTGATCGCCGTTGGAGCCTGCGCCTCTTCCGGAGGAATATTTGATACCTACTCCGTATTGCAGGGCATCGACCAGGTGGTTCCCGTGGATGTGTATGTGCCCGGTTGTCCTCCGCGCCCCGAAGCAATTCTGGATGGTTTTATGAAAATCCAGGACCTGGTGGGGAACGAGAGCCTGAGAAGAAGGAACAGCGACAGGTACAAGGCTTTGATGAACAGTTACGGAATTGAATAA